From the genome of Mya arenaria isolate MELC-2E11 chromosome 5, ASM2691426v1:
CTTATGCTTTTGTCTTTCATGCTTTAGTAAACTTTGAGAAGTGCTGAAAACATCTCCACAGAGATCACATGATATGATTGTATTGCTCACACTGATCTTTCCCATTTTCAAATCTTTTGCTGTCTTTTGATCAGTTGTCATCATAATTCTTCGAGGCTTTGTTGATTTTCGCTTTCTCTGAGAccttttatgaattttatcaaCGCTAAATTCAGCGTCTTTCGTATCAAGTATCTCATTATCTCTGGAATTATCAATCAGATCATCAACAATGTTTTCAGTGTCTTCCATTTGTAAAACCTTATTGTGTGTTCTGTCATCTATATCTTTAGGTTTAGGATGGACTGTTTCTGgaatattgtcaaataaatcatcaatattGTCATCAAATTCCATCATTTGATCATCATAATCAGTGGCCACTACATCATTCTGACTTCCATCCAAACTTTCGACTTTAACTTGAACAAATTCTTCACTTTCATCTGGCTTTACCTTTTTCGGTCTTCCTCGCTTTCGTTTTGGTTTTTCCGGCAACAGCTCTCTTGAGACCTTACTTTTTCTAAGTGGTTTTGGTGCACGGAATTTCACAACCAGCTTTTTTGGAATACATTCTTCTGTTGTAGAGACATCTTCAGACAATCCTGCAGTTTGTGTCGATGAGCAAGCAGTATCAAACTTTGGGAAAGCAGTTTTCAGAACATGGTCATAGTGGTAAGAGCCTGTGGAACAATATGCTTGAAGATGATCATGAAGTTGACACATCACAGTAAATTTCTTCCCACACCCACCACAATGAAAGAAGTCATCAGTACAATGTTTGTGCTCAAAGTTTGATGCAACAATTTCAATAGAATTTCTCTGTGCTTTGTTACTTTTTACAGCTTTAGAAGATCGTTTCCTTGTTCGTACACCTTTTGGAGTAGGTAAGCTTCTTTGAAAAATACCTTTGAGGTCGGAAGGCATAAgaccaagattttcagaaaaagtatttttctcCTGCTTTAATTTTTCCATGAGTTTCTCTTCATTTGATGAATTTTctatttcactgttttcaaaattattttcctgaCTTTGACCTGTTGAATCATTAATGTTGCTATTATTTTCTTTAGCCTTTTCTTTTATCACTATATCATTAGAAGAACCGGATCTTTCCTCAGGTTTGTCTGGAACACCTTCTATACTGATGTCATTCGGCTTATCAAATTGCATCTGTTCTTCAGCTTCAACATCCATTGAGCATGTTTTAGCACATTCATCTTTCTCTTCTTTGGTATCAATAACATTGTCAACTTCATCTGCAATGATTTCTAATGCTGATAATTCATTCTTATGCTCTACTATCTGTTTATTTTCTGAATCATTGGCCTTTGATTTGTCACTTGCAATATTAACGTCAGAGTGACATGGGCCACTATGAAGATCATGAAAGTCATAGAAATCATTAAGGTTAACTGGTTCTTCAACTAGCACATACTGAGCATCAGGTATAATGTCAGAACTTTTATTTCCATGGTGGCTAACTTTAGCGGTTGAAGTAAGCAAGTGATCTTTTGTTATCGTTACAGTGCTGCAAAAATTAGTGCTTGATTCTGGATTGCTTACAAGGAAGTTTACAGGATTACTTCTATCAAGACTTGTATTAGTCTGGGTCTCATTCAGAATAGCTGATTCCAACTCATCCACATTGGATGGAGATCTCTGTGAGAAAGGGTGTTCAACAAGTTCTGACTGATCTACAAGGCTCTCTTGAAGTCTCAGTAGTTCATCCATGGCTTGGTCAATAGAAGAACTTCTTGGCTTTGGATCGTCATTCATCTCCATGGCTTGGCCTGAAGAGACATAAAAATCTTGAATCATGGTTAAGACTATGTTCCCAGCTTTATTGGCATACAGTGgatcaaaattaacacaagcttGCAAGCCCAACACTGCtaaaatgctttctgggcttTCTAAAATTCTTAATTCTGAACAGCAGGGctcgtttattttttaatgtggTAAGCACCTGTTTCAGTCATGTTCCTCCAAAAGTTTAATGTCAATCACTGGGATTAAATTGAACAAGTTGATCAAAATGTTGAAGGTACTCACCAAAAACTGGAACCATTTtactcaaatattgtctttgaagaccacaattttcattagcattAACAATTTTTTAGGTCACTTAATTatggctgtggtgttgcgttaTTTGTTGATTGGCATcatcatgtgatgttatcaatgtattgtaaaGAGGTCTAAATATACACCACTTATTTAGTCCTGGTGGCCTTGTGGTCTAGGCATCAGTAAGTTATCTAGGACTACCCAAATATCATGAACTCctgaatgaaatttaaacatgaCATTGTAATAGACTGCACAACATGCATTTGATGGGAATCTAACCCATGAGGGCTCGCTCTACAGTTGGAAACTTTACTGCACCCTAAAGCTAGCTCTGAAGTGAGACAGAATAAGTGCCgctataaaaatatcaaatgccTGGTTGCATTTCCCTCCTCCATTTTAAAATTCATCCAGGACTTTTGGATACTAGGTTTAATTTACAATGACCTTGCAGCTAAAATTCAACAGGAGTTATATCAGTTGGGCACCAAGTGACACAGGCTGCAAAAACTGCTATGTGCATCATTCTGATGGTGATCAAACCCATGACCGCTTGCTCTGCAGGCAGGTACTCTACTTTGTCCCTATGTAAGCTTTGACAGTATAAGTGCTGCTTTATACATATCACATATCCGGTTAAAATTTCGCCATCCATTTCGAAAATCATTCAGGAAACTTGGAGACTAGGATCAATTTACAATGACCTTGGGGCTTTACATCATAAAATGTGACATGAGTTATTCTGTTGTGTGccaaatgtaacattttatatatgtaaaattgttgaatttataatCATTAGTGTGTACttgtttcataatttaattgttaatcATGCATATCTGTAATGTGTACTGGCACAGACCATGTGTATGGTCATTCAATGTCACAACCCTTTGGCCACGCCCCCTTATCTTGTCCTCCAATCCTGCACACTCAacagtacatgtattaaaaaaatgcaagattatgcaaaccaaataaatattcaaatttttgCATAATGAATAACCTTTCTTGTGAGTATCCAAAACTACGGATTCAATGATGTTCAAGTATTTTCTCAATTAAAAAATTGGTAATAACCTTACTGTCAAAAGTAgagttatgttttgttttattatataattatgattactgtagattatttttcataacaagAGTGCGTGTGAGGCTAAATTAAAACCAGTGGGGGAGGGTTGGTAGGGATGTGGCATGGTagaacaaaatgttgtttgatacAAGCTATATAACAGTACAGTATCTAAGTTGTCACACACCTGTGTTGGGGCCTCTGCACAGGGGAGATAACTTGTGCTCCTAACTTGGCATAcctgaaaattgttaaaaattgtaatgACACCAATTGCAACTTATTCATCACAATGTATTAATGTAATTgctattgttaaaaatatttatgctgtgcgataaacaacaaataattacTTTGATATTCCAGAATAACTTTCCTGTCGAAGTGGAGGCCATGACACGTCCAAAATCGAAACGTCAAAAGGTCAATATTTTTCCGAAATCTTTAGACCTCAATTTGTAGTCAAACAAAAATAGTTAATGTAATGTTCACTAGATATAtgcaaaatacaaaaacaatataccaTTTCTGTAGAAAGAAGCATGCAAAGGCCGTTGTAATGTTGACATTGCTGACCCAAATCTCGTATCAATGGAGGGCCTTATTTGCAAAGGGAGCCAactacaaaattaattttacaacCGAATGTTTTAATCGGGATGAGGCCCGTATTTTCTTTTTAAGGTAGCACATcccttgaaactcttcaattttaatgctttagcctatgtttttaagcacaggactacaaatcttttgagggtttcaaggtagtggttcgaatccagccagaagcacaaatatttctttattttttcattctttgtttttattagctaacattttttacaaaagttaatattgtattttcattaaaaagtaattatatacatttttacacataaatattagcttCTGTGAAGATTTTATAACTTGCAGGGACGGCTGAAATAGTTGGTTGGGAAttacaaactttttattttaaatgagacggtaaaatattttgattttttggcataatgttcccaaaagatgaaagataattattaataaagaacaggTCAGGCgtatttctagaacttgttatttttgcttttaaacattgatgttccaattttacgcggtcaaaacagtttgttgaaattgaaataccatatgACTTTTTCAGCAcagtatgattatatttgttggtgatgtgatcatttcttgttactctgataccaaattattacattaatgttgaaaaataaataaaataaaggattgT
Proteins encoded in this window:
- the LOC128234207 gene encoding uncharacterized protein LOC128234207, encoding MEMNDDPKPRSSSIDQAMDELLRLQESLVDQSELVEHPFSQRSPSNVDELESAILNETQTNTSLDRSNPVNFLVSNPESSTNFCSTVTITKDHLLTSTAKVSHHGNKSSDIIPDAQYVLVEEPVNLNDFYDFHDLHSGPCHSDVNIASDKSKANDSENKQIVEHKNELSALEIIADEVDNVIDTKEEKDECAKTCSMDVEAEEQMQFDKPNDISIEGVPDKPEERSGSSNDIVIKEKAKENNSNINDSTGQSQENNFENSEIENSSNEEKLMEKLKQEKNTFSENLGLMPSDLKGIFQRSLPTPKGVRTRKRSSKAVKSNKAQRNSIEIVASNFEHKHCTDDFFHCGGCGKKFTVMCQLHDHLQAYCSTGSYHYDHVLKTAFPKFDTACSSTQTAGLSEDVSTTEECIPKKLVVKFRAPKPLRKSKVSRELLPEKPKRKRGRPKKVKPDESEEFVQVKVESLDGSQNDVVATDYDDQMMEFDDNIDDLFDNIPETVHPKPKDIDDRTHNKVLQMEDTENIVDDLIDNSRDNEILDTKDAEFSVDKIHKRSQRKRKSTKPRRIMMTTDQKTAKDLKMGKISVSNTIISCDLCGDVFSTSQSLLKHERQKHKDQLNYECDECDLKFVKESSLDRHKTLTHRDDSKVANGADGVQKKRGRKKQGRKLLEICEICNTMVPGSKLDVHVRLHTGERPFTCEVCGKGLISERKLKRHLALHDEPTKHTCEVCGRGFAMRHKLRMHMFTHTGHKPYLCSVCGAEFNNSTSLLHHHRTVHLGDKRFECKVCGGRYGKKSQLEEHMFSHSNERTQTCRYCGKSFKHAKSLRRHEQTHITDSKFACDLCDSKFSRKDNLDRHRMCHVETAYQCSFCRKKFKERQPLIEHEQYHINSKKFMCQVCKEKFLDETYFYNHMETNHGVSKEMVPTINAIAGSNASDKTPKKKSLTKNEKLVSVGEGTDDLDFSTTSTSRMDTLNLSMSVAGIIPTSGSANDITHLNQSTTSALSLNQSFLSNSSDLDPPLRIPGLTTVANIPYQSGMGPSILQGVVEPQRLGPMPQGDQRPVQGPTDGMISVALNADGTLLLQEHHRLVQEALGSSIQSLQGQQYRLQNMY